In one Pseudoliparis swirei isolate HS2019 ecotype Mariana Trench chromosome 23, NWPU_hadal_v1, whole genome shotgun sequence genomic region, the following are encoded:
- the LOC130189318 gene encoding galectin-3-binding protein B-like isoform X1 codes for MANFLWVGRYSPDRVQSGVAGGEGPTPVRRRSGERVDHHRGRVRQQQPGVGESRGLQRGRTTRELGSRVQLSQGRCGHRASRLRHCWLNMSAHRFTVTVWLLLLLHVSGSARKMNLFSRQRNPVPQDGDARLFGGGAADGRVEIYHDRTWGTVCDDGWDLAEAHVVCRQLGFARAESVVVGKNYGKTTGPIWLDDLKCEGTEMYLSTCAFINWGATDCSHKEDVGVICETSRANLTNDDALYSLDHSISLSDERGQIFDSGANFFISVRSMTGNTQEDGTPEVVGVTVWAHKLILSQFPLFNASEGVSNITVDVGLSCQPHFSSFIRYIYTRKVDVNLSSVQCLHGMASTFGVKQLMEDTGRLFSKILPEDASFQTQVSLYEYAAETQDWVLQENCIQYMAWNYPNLTSSPAWTRLSVELLRSLLLRSDLVVPDEHFVLQTVESWITEKGNSTSLETQVELLSLIRFPMIPAEVLYELESNSSLYSTHMSMYRENLLKAFQFNVLVFSNLISNPKFNRDDDDYRPRIYTAKPWSAALLPHKQNVYSRHNQYDTMATVVNTPIHNSLIFKGNTIRWEANVFKSQQECANRGLRCESFPTVRLVPQNRLSQWSNIHFRNRLLLICQNKYVFQVQDFKNNMAVNGTQVLAYPCPDNQYTFRFVVRPEYV; via the exons ATGGCTAACTTTTTGTGGGTTGGACGCTATTCTCCCGATAGGGTTCAAAGTGGAGTGGCTGGCGGTGAAGGACCAACACCTGTACGTCGGCGGTCTGGGGAAAGAGTGGACCACCACCGGGGGCGAGTTCGTCAACAACAACCCGGAGTGGGTGAAAGTCGTGGGCTTCAAAGGGGACGTACAACACGAGAACTGGGTTCCCGTGTACAACTCTCTCAAGGCCGCTGCGGGCATAGAGCCTCCAG ACTCCGACACTGCTGGTTGAACATGTCCGCACATCGATTCACAGTCACTGTgtggctcctgctgctcctccacgtCTCTGGAAGTGCAAGGAAAATGAACCTGTTCA GCAGACAAAGAAACCCTGTGCCGCAGGACGGGGACGCGAGGCTGttcggcggcggcgctgcagaCGGCCGCGTGGAGATCTACCACGACAGGACATGGGGGACGGTGTGTGACGACGGCTGGGACCTGGCGGAGGCCCACGTGGTTTGTCGCCAGCTCGGCTTCGCCCGAGCCGAGTCTGTTGTCGTCGGGAAGAACTACGGAAAAA CAACTGGACCCATTTGGCTGGATGATCTGAAATGTGAAGGCACAGAGATGTATCTTTCTACGTGTGCGTTCATAAACTGGGGAGCCACTGACTGCAGCCACAAAGAGGACGTCGGCGTTATCTGCGAAACGAGCC GCGCGAATCTGACCAACGACGATGCTCTGTACTCGCTGGACCACAGCATCAGCCTGTCGGATGAGCGCGGCCAGATCTTTGACAGCGGCGCTAACTTCTTCATCTCGGTCCGGAGCATGACTggaaacacacaggaagacgGGACCCCGGAGGTGGTGGGTGTCACGGTTTGGGCCCACAAGTTGATCCTCTCGCAATTCCCTCTCTTCAACGCTTCAGAGGGCGTCTCCAACATCACGGTCGACGTCGGCCTGTCTTGCCAGCCAcatttctcctccttcatcag GTACATCTATACCCGCAAGGTGGATGTGAACTTGTCCTCTGTGCAGTGCCTCCACGGGATGGCTTCTACGTTTGGGGTGAAGCAGCTGATGGAGGACACAGGCCGGCTGTTCTCTAAAATCCTCCCCGAGGACGCCTCGTTCCAAACGCAGGTGTCCCTCTACGAATATGCAGCGGAGACTCAGGACTGGGTCCTCCAAGAGAACTGTATTCAGTACATGGCCTGGAACTACCCAAACCTGACCAGTTCTCCCGCTTGGACCCGACTCTCCGTGGAGCTCCTCAGATCCCTTCTGCTGCGCTCAGACCTGGTGGTACCAGATGAACATTTCGTGCTCCAGACTGTGGAGAGCTGGATCACGGAGAAGGGCAACTCGACTAGTTTGGAAACCCAGGTTGAACTGTTGAGTCTCATTCGTTTCCCCATGATCCCCGCCGAGGTCCTGTATGAGCTGGAGTCCAACTCGTCTCTCTACAGCACCCATATGAGTATGTATCGTGAAAACCTCCTGAAAGCCTTCCAGTTTAATGTTCTTGTTTTCAGCAATCTGATATCCAACCCAAAGTTCaacagagatgatgatgattaccGACCGAGGATCTACACCGCCAAGCCATGGAGCGCAGCTCTGCTGCCTCATAAACAAAACGTCTACTCGCGTCACAATCAATACGATACTATGGCCACCGTGGTCAACACACCCATCCACAACAGTCTGATCTTTAAGGGCAACACGATTCGCTGGGAGGCGAACGTCTTCAAGAGCCAGCAGGAGTGCGCAAACCGAGGCTTGAGATGCGAGTCGTTCCCGACAGTGAGGCTGGTGCCTCAAAACCGTCTCTCTCAATGGAGCAACATCCACTTTCGTAATCGTCTTCTCCTCATATGCCAAAACAAGTACGTCTTCCAGGTTCAGGACTTCAAGAACAACATGGCTGTGAATGGGACCCAGGTTCTGGCCTATCCCTGTCCTGATAACCAGTACACCTTCCGCTTTGTAGTGAGACCGGAGTATGTCTGA
- the LOC130189319 gene encoding galectin-3-binding protein B-like, translating into MSAHRFSVTVWLLLLLHVSGSATRRNLFSRQRNPVPQDGDARLFGGGAADGRVEIYHDRTWGTVCDDGWDLAEAHVVCRQLGFARAESVVIGKDYGKASGPIWLDDLKCEGTEMYLSTCAFINWGATDCSHKEDVGVICETSRANLANDDTLYSLDHSISLSDERGQIFDSASGANFFISVRSMTGNTQEDGTPEVVGVTVWAHKLILSQFPLFNASEGVSNITVDVGLFCQPHFSSFIRYIYTRKVDVNLSSVQCLHWMASTFGVKQLMEDTGRLFSKILPEDASFQTQVSLYEYAAETQDWVLQENCIQYMAWNYPNLTSSPAWTRLSVELLRSLLLRSDLVVPDEHFVLQTVESWITEKGNSTSLETQVELLSLIRFPMIPAKVLYELESNSSLYSTHMSLYRENILNAFQFIVLVFSNLISNPKFNREDDDYRPRIYTAEPWSAALPLQQNVYSRHNQYDTMATVVNTPVHNSLIFKGNTISWEANVFKSQQACANRGLRCESFPTVRLMPQNHLSQWSNIHFRNRLLLICQNKYVFQVQDFKNNMAVNGTQVLAYPCPDNQYTFRFVVRPEYV; encoded by the exons ATGTCCGCACATCGATTCTCAGTCACTGTgtggctcctgctgctcctccacgtCTCTGGAAGTGCAACGAGAAGGAACCTGTTCA GCAGACAAAGAAACCCTGTGCCGCAGGACGGGGACGCGAGGCTGttcggcggcggcgctgcagaCGGCCGCGTGGAGATCTACCACGACAGGACATGGGGGACGGTGTGTGACGACGGCTGGGACCTGGCGGAGGCCCACGTGGTTTGTCGCCAGCTCGGCTTCGCCCGAGCCGAGTCTGTTGTCATCGGGAAGGACTACGGGAAAG CATCTGGACCCATTTGGCTGGATGATCTGAAATGTGAAGGCACAGAGATGTATCTTTCTACGTGTGCGTTCATAAACTGGGGAGCCACTGACTGCAGCCACAAAGAGGACGTCGGCGTTATCTGCGAAACGAGCC GCGCGAATCTAGCCAACGACGATACTCTGTACTCGCTGGACCACAGCATCAGCCTGTCGGATGAGCGCGGCCAGATCTTTGACAGCGCGAGCGGCGCTAACTTCTTCATCTCGGTCCGGAGCATGACTggaaacacacaggaagacgGGACCCCGGAGGTGGTGGGTGTCACGGTTTGGGCCCACAAGTTGATCCTCTCGCAATTCCCTCTCTTCAACGCTTCAGAGGGCGTCTCCAACATCACGGTCGACGTCGGCCTGTTTTGCCAGCCAcatttctcctccttcatcag GTACATCTATACCCGCAAGGTGGATGTGAACTTGTCCTCTGTGCAGTGCCTCCACTGGATGGCTTCTACGTTTGGGGTGAAGCAGCTGATGGAGGACACAGGCCGGCTGTTCTCTAAAATCCTCCCCGAGGACGCCTCGTTCCAAACGCAGGTGTCCCTCTACGAATATGCAGCGGAGACTCAGGACTGGGTCCTCCAAGAGAACTGTATTCAGTACATGGCCTGGAACTACCCAAACCTGACCAGTTCTCCCGCTTGGACCCGACTCTCCGTGGAGCTCCTCAGATCCCTTCTGCTGCGCTCAGACCTGGTGGTACCAGATGAACATTTCGTGCTCCAGACTGTGGAGAGCTGGATCACGGAGAAGGGCAACTCGACGAGTTTGGAAACCCAGGTTGAACTGTTGAGTCTCATTCGTTTCCCCATGATCCCCGCCAAGGTCCTGTATGAGCTGGAGTCCAACTCGTCTCTCTACAGCACCCATATGAGTTTGTATCGTGAAAACATCCTGAACGCCTTCCAGTTTATTGTTCTTGTTTTCAGCAATCTGATATCCAACCCAAAGTTCAACAGAGAAGATGATGATTACCGACCGAGGATCTACACCGCGGAGCCATGGAGCGCCGCTCTGCCTCTTCAACAAAACGTCTACTCGCGTCACAATCAATACGATACTATGGCCACCGTGGTCAACACACCCGTCCACAACAGTCTGATCTTTAAGGGCAACACGATTAGCTGGGAGGCGAACGTCTTCAAGAGCCAGCAGGCGTGCGCAAACCGAGGCTTGAGATGCGAATCTTTCCCGACAGTGAGGCTGATGCCTCAAAACCATCTCTCTCAATGGAGCAACATCCACTTTCGTAATCGTCTTCTCCTCATATGCCAAAACAAGTACGTCTTCCAGGTTCAGGACTTCAAGAACAACATGGCTGTGAATGGGACCCAGGTTCTGGCCTATCCCTGTCCTGATAACCAGTACACCTTCCGCTTTGTAGTGAGACCGGAGTATGTCTGA
- the LOC130189318 gene encoding galectin-3-binding protein B-like isoform X3 has protein sequence MSAHRFTVTVWLLLLLHVSGSARKMNLFSRQRNPVPQDGDARLFGGGAADGRVEIYHDRTWGTVCDDGWDLAEAHVVCRQLGFARAESVVVGKNYGKTTGPIWLDDLKCEGTEMYLSTCAFINWGATDCSHKEDVGVICETSRANLTNDDALYSLDHSISLSDERGQIFDSGANFFISVRSMTGNTQEDGTPEVVGVTVWAHKLILSQFPLFNASEGVSNITVDVGLSCQPHFSSFIRYIYTRKVDVNLSSVQCLHGMASTFGVKQLMEDTGRLFSKILPEDASFQTQVSLYEYAAETQDWVLQENCIQYMAWNYPNLTSSPAWTRLSVELLRSLLLRSDLVVPDEHFVLQTVESWITEKGNSTSLETQVELLSLIRFPMIPAEVLYELESNSSLYSTHMSMYRENLLKAFQFNVLVFSNLISNPKFNRDDDDYRPRIYTAKPWSAALLPHKQNVYSRHNQYDTMATVVNTPIHNSLIFKGNTIRWEANVFKSQQECANRGLRCESFPTVRLVPQNRLSQWSNIHFRNRLLLICQNKYVFQVQDFKNNMAVNGTQVLAYPCPDNQYTFRFVVRPEYV, from the exons ATGTCCGCACATCGATTCACAGTCACTGTgtggctcctgctgctcctccacgtCTCTGGAAGTGCAAGGAAAATGAACCTGTTCA GCAGACAAAGAAACCCTGTGCCGCAGGACGGGGACGCGAGGCTGttcggcggcggcgctgcagaCGGCCGCGTGGAGATCTACCACGACAGGACATGGGGGACGGTGTGTGACGACGGCTGGGACCTGGCGGAGGCCCACGTGGTTTGTCGCCAGCTCGGCTTCGCCCGAGCCGAGTCTGTTGTCGTCGGGAAGAACTACGGAAAAA CAACTGGACCCATTTGGCTGGATGATCTGAAATGTGAAGGCACAGAGATGTATCTTTCTACGTGTGCGTTCATAAACTGGGGAGCCACTGACTGCAGCCACAAAGAGGACGTCGGCGTTATCTGCGAAACGAGCC GCGCGAATCTGACCAACGACGATGCTCTGTACTCGCTGGACCACAGCATCAGCCTGTCGGATGAGCGCGGCCAGATCTTTGACAGCGGCGCTAACTTCTTCATCTCGGTCCGGAGCATGACTggaaacacacaggaagacgGGACCCCGGAGGTGGTGGGTGTCACGGTTTGGGCCCACAAGTTGATCCTCTCGCAATTCCCTCTCTTCAACGCTTCAGAGGGCGTCTCCAACATCACGGTCGACGTCGGCCTGTCTTGCCAGCCAcatttctcctccttcatcag GTACATCTATACCCGCAAGGTGGATGTGAACTTGTCCTCTGTGCAGTGCCTCCACGGGATGGCTTCTACGTTTGGGGTGAAGCAGCTGATGGAGGACACAGGCCGGCTGTTCTCTAAAATCCTCCCCGAGGACGCCTCGTTCCAAACGCAGGTGTCCCTCTACGAATATGCAGCGGAGACTCAGGACTGGGTCCTCCAAGAGAACTGTATTCAGTACATGGCCTGGAACTACCCAAACCTGACCAGTTCTCCCGCTTGGACCCGACTCTCCGTGGAGCTCCTCAGATCCCTTCTGCTGCGCTCAGACCTGGTGGTACCAGATGAACATTTCGTGCTCCAGACTGTGGAGAGCTGGATCACGGAGAAGGGCAACTCGACTAGTTTGGAAACCCAGGTTGAACTGTTGAGTCTCATTCGTTTCCCCATGATCCCCGCCGAGGTCCTGTATGAGCTGGAGTCCAACTCGTCTCTCTACAGCACCCATATGAGTATGTATCGTGAAAACCTCCTGAAAGCCTTCCAGTTTAATGTTCTTGTTTTCAGCAATCTGATATCCAACCCAAAGTTCaacagagatgatgatgattaccGACCGAGGATCTACACCGCCAAGCCATGGAGCGCAGCTCTGCTGCCTCATAAACAAAACGTCTACTCGCGTCACAATCAATACGATACTATGGCCACCGTGGTCAACACACCCATCCACAACAGTCTGATCTTTAAGGGCAACACGATTCGCTGGGAGGCGAACGTCTTCAAGAGCCAGCAGGAGTGCGCAAACCGAGGCTTGAGATGCGAGTCGTTCCCGACAGTGAGGCTGGTGCCTCAAAACCGTCTCTCTCAATGGAGCAACATCCACTTTCGTAATCGTCTTCTCCTCATATGCCAAAACAAGTACGTCTTCCAGGTTCAGGACTTCAAGAACAACATGGCTGTGAATGGGACCCAGGTTCTGGCCTATCCCTGTCCTGATAACCAGTACACCTTCCGCTTTGTAGTGAGACCGGAGTATGTCTGA
- the timp2b gene encoding metalloproteinase inhibitor 2b, giving the protein MTWTMNSCLVTLAILFLWRVEEIAEACSCSPAHPQQAFCNSDVVIRAKIVGKQVVDVGNDIYGNPVKRFKYDVKQIKSFKGPTRDIDAIYTAPTSAVCGVSLEHNCKEYLITGKLEADGKMHITLCDFIEPWETLSATQKKSLTQRYEMGCECKITRCTAIPCMISSPAECLWTDWVIEKMVNGGQAKHFACIKRSDDSCAWYRGAALPKKDFLDIEDP; this is encoded by the exons ATGACCTGGACGATGAACAGTTGTTTAGTGACTCTAGCCATCCTGTTTCTGTGGCGAGTGGAAGAAATCGCGGAAGCATGCAGCTGCTCCCCAGCGCATCCTCAGCAGGCGTTCTGCAACTCCGACGTCG TTATCAGGGCAAAGATAGTTGGAAAGCAGGTGGTTGACGTTGGCAATGACATCTACGGGAACCCCGTCAAGCGTTTCAAGTATGACGTCAAACAAATCAAG TCGTTCAAAGGTCCCACCCGGGATATTGATGCCATCTACACAGCTCCCACCTCTGCAGTGTGTGGCGTCTCTCTGGAACATAACTGCAAGGAGTATCTAATCACAG gCAAACTGGAAGCTGATGGGAAGATGCACATCACCCTGTGTGACTTCATTGAGCCCTGGGAGACCCTGAGTGCCACACAGAAGAAGAGCCTGACTCAGCGCTATGAAATGGGCTGTGAATGCAAG ATCACCCGCTGCACAGCCATCCCCTGCATGATCAGCAGCCCGGCGGAGTGCCTGTGGACGGACTGGGTGATTGAGAAGATGGTCAATGGAGGGCAGGCCAAACACTTTGCGTGTATCAAGAGGAGTGATGACTCTTGTGCCTGGTACAGAGGGGCAGCACTGCCTAAAAAGGATTTCCTGGACATCGAAGATCCTTAA
- the LOC130189318 gene encoding galectin-3-binding protein B-like isoform X2, translating to MGRVQSGVAGGEGPTPVRRRSGERVDHHRGRVRQQQPGVGESRGLQRGRTTRELGSRVQLSQGRCGHRASRLRHCWLNMSAHRFTVTVWLLLLLHVSGSARKMNLFSRQRNPVPQDGDARLFGGGAADGRVEIYHDRTWGTVCDDGWDLAEAHVVCRQLGFARAESVVVGKNYGKTTGPIWLDDLKCEGTEMYLSTCAFINWGATDCSHKEDVGVICETSRANLTNDDALYSLDHSISLSDERGQIFDSGANFFISVRSMTGNTQEDGTPEVVGVTVWAHKLILSQFPLFNASEGVSNITVDVGLSCQPHFSSFIRYIYTRKVDVNLSSVQCLHGMASTFGVKQLMEDTGRLFSKILPEDASFQTQVSLYEYAAETQDWVLQENCIQYMAWNYPNLTSSPAWTRLSVELLRSLLLRSDLVVPDEHFVLQTVESWITEKGNSTSLETQVELLSLIRFPMIPAEVLYELESNSSLYSTHMSMYRENLLKAFQFNVLVFSNLISNPKFNRDDDDYRPRIYTAKPWSAALLPHKQNVYSRHNQYDTMATVVNTPIHNSLIFKGNTIRWEANVFKSQQECANRGLRCESFPTVRLVPQNRLSQWSNIHFRNRLLLICQNKYVFQVQDFKNNMAVNGTQVLAYPCPDNQYTFRFVVRPEYV from the exons GGTTCAAAGTGGAGTGGCTGGCGGTGAAGGACCAACACCTGTACGTCGGCGGTCTGGGGAAAGAGTGGACCACCACCGGGGGCGAGTTCGTCAACAACAACCCGGAGTGGGTGAAAGTCGTGGGCTTCAAAGGGGACGTACAACACGAGAACTGGGTTCCCGTGTACAACTCTCTCAAGGCCGCTGCGGGCATAGAGCCTCCAG ACTCCGACACTGCTGGTTGAACATGTCCGCACATCGATTCACAGTCACTGTgtggctcctgctgctcctccacgtCTCTGGAAGTGCAAGGAAAATGAACCTGTTCA GCAGACAAAGAAACCCTGTGCCGCAGGACGGGGACGCGAGGCTGttcggcggcggcgctgcagaCGGCCGCGTGGAGATCTACCACGACAGGACATGGGGGACGGTGTGTGACGACGGCTGGGACCTGGCGGAGGCCCACGTGGTTTGTCGCCAGCTCGGCTTCGCCCGAGCCGAGTCTGTTGTCGTCGGGAAGAACTACGGAAAAA CAACTGGACCCATTTGGCTGGATGATCTGAAATGTGAAGGCACAGAGATGTATCTTTCTACGTGTGCGTTCATAAACTGGGGAGCCACTGACTGCAGCCACAAAGAGGACGTCGGCGTTATCTGCGAAACGAGCC GCGCGAATCTGACCAACGACGATGCTCTGTACTCGCTGGACCACAGCATCAGCCTGTCGGATGAGCGCGGCCAGATCTTTGACAGCGGCGCTAACTTCTTCATCTCGGTCCGGAGCATGACTggaaacacacaggaagacgGGACCCCGGAGGTGGTGGGTGTCACGGTTTGGGCCCACAAGTTGATCCTCTCGCAATTCCCTCTCTTCAACGCTTCAGAGGGCGTCTCCAACATCACGGTCGACGTCGGCCTGTCTTGCCAGCCAcatttctcctccttcatcag GTACATCTATACCCGCAAGGTGGATGTGAACTTGTCCTCTGTGCAGTGCCTCCACGGGATGGCTTCTACGTTTGGGGTGAAGCAGCTGATGGAGGACACAGGCCGGCTGTTCTCTAAAATCCTCCCCGAGGACGCCTCGTTCCAAACGCAGGTGTCCCTCTACGAATATGCAGCGGAGACTCAGGACTGGGTCCTCCAAGAGAACTGTATTCAGTACATGGCCTGGAACTACCCAAACCTGACCAGTTCTCCCGCTTGGACCCGACTCTCCGTGGAGCTCCTCAGATCCCTTCTGCTGCGCTCAGACCTGGTGGTACCAGATGAACATTTCGTGCTCCAGACTGTGGAGAGCTGGATCACGGAGAAGGGCAACTCGACTAGTTTGGAAACCCAGGTTGAACTGTTGAGTCTCATTCGTTTCCCCATGATCCCCGCCGAGGTCCTGTATGAGCTGGAGTCCAACTCGTCTCTCTACAGCACCCATATGAGTATGTATCGTGAAAACCTCCTGAAAGCCTTCCAGTTTAATGTTCTTGTTTTCAGCAATCTGATATCCAACCCAAAGTTCaacagagatgatgatgattaccGACCGAGGATCTACACCGCCAAGCCATGGAGCGCAGCTCTGCTGCCTCATAAACAAAACGTCTACTCGCGTCACAATCAATACGATACTATGGCCACCGTGGTCAACACACCCATCCACAACAGTCTGATCTTTAAGGGCAACACGATTCGCTGGGAGGCGAACGTCTTCAAGAGCCAGCAGGAGTGCGCAAACCGAGGCTTGAGATGCGAGTCGTTCCCGACAGTGAGGCTGGTGCCTCAAAACCGTCTCTCTCAATGGAGCAACATCCACTTTCGTAATCGTCTTCTCCTCATATGCCAAAACAAGTACGTCTTCCAGGTTCAGGACTTCAAGAACAACATGGCTGTGAATGGGACCCAGGTTCTGGCCTATCCCTGTCCTGATAACCAGTACACCTTCCGCTTTGTAGTGAGACCGGAGTATGTCTGA